In Tamandua tetradactyla isolate mTamTet1 chromosome 7, mTamTet1.pri, whole genome shotgun sequence, the following are encoded in one genomic region:
- the GGPS1 gene encoding geranylgeranyl pyrophosphate synthase encodes MEKTQQTVQRILLEPYKYLLQLPGKQVRTKLSQAFNHWLKVPEDKLQIIIEVTEMLHNASLLIDDIEDNSKLRRGFPVAHSIYGIPSVINSANYVYFLGLEKVLTLNHPDAVKLFTCQLLELHQGQGLDIYWRDNYTCPTEEQYKAMVLQKTGGLFGLAVGLMQLFSDYKEDLKPLLNTLGLFFQIRDDYANLHSKEYSENKSFCEDLTEGKFSFPTIHAIWSRPESTQVQNILRQRTENIDIKKYCVHYLENVGSFEYTRNTLKELESKAYKQIDACGGNPALVALVKHLSKMFKEENE; translated from the exons ATGGAGAAGACACAACAAACAGTCCAAAGAATTCTTCTAGAACCCTACAAGTACCTACTTCAGTTACCAG gTAAACAAGTGAGAACCAAACTTTCACAGGCATTTAATCATTGGCTAAAAGTTCCAGAAGACAAGCTACAG aTTATCATTGAAGTGACAGAAATGTTGCATAATGCCAGTTTACTCATTGATGATATTGAAGATAACTCAAAACTGCGACGTGGCTTTCCAGTGGCACACAGCATCTATGGAATTCCATCTGTCATCAATTCTGCCAATTATGTATATTTCCTTGGTTTAGAGAAAGTCTTAACCCTTAATCACCCAGATGCAGTGAAACTTTTTACCTGTCAGCTTTTAGAACTCCACCAGGGACAAGGTCTTGATATTTACTGGAGAGATAATTACACTTGTCCCACTGAAGAACAATATAAAGCTATGGTGCTGCAAAAGACAGGTGGACTATTTGGATTAGCAGTAGGTCTCATGCAGTTGTTCTCTGATTACAAAGAAGATTTAAAGCCACTACTTAATACACTTGGGCTCTTTTTTCAAATTAGGGATGATTATGCTAATCTGCACTCCAAAGAATATAGTGAAAACAAAAGCTTTTGTGAAGACCTAACAGAGGGAAAATTCTCATTCCCTACTATTCATGCTATTTGGTCAAGGCCTGAAAGCACGCAAGTGCAGAATATCTTGCGCCAGAGAACCGAAAACATAGATATTAAAAAATACTGTGTACATTATCTTGAAAATGTAGGTTCTTTTGAATATACTCGAAATACCCTTAAAGAGCTTGAATCTAAAGCCTATAAACAAATTGATGCATGTGGTGGGAACCCTGCGCTAGTAGCTCTAGTAAAGCACTTAAGTAAGatgttcaaagaagaaaatgaataa